One Panicum virgatum strain AP13 chromosome 9K, P.virgatum_v5, whole genome shotgun sequence genomic region harbors:
- the LOC120652686 gene encoding abscisic acid receptor PYL4-like — translation MPCIQASSPGSMPHQHHGRVLAGVGCAAEVAAAAVATTAGMRCGAHDGEVPAEAARHHEHAPPGPGRCCSAVVQHVAAPAAAVWSVVRRFDQPQAYKRFVRSCALLAGDGGVGTLREVRVVSGLPAASSRERLEVLDDESHVLSFRVGGGEHRLQNYLSVTTVHPSPAAPDSATVVVESYMVDVPPGNTPEDTRVFVDTIVRCNLQSLATTAEKLAAVST, via the coding sequence ATGCCGTGCATCCAGGCGTCCAGCCCCGGCAGCATGCCGCACCAGCACCACGGCCGGGTCCTGGCCGGCGTCGGGTgcgcggcggaggtggccgcggcggcggtcgcgacGACCGCGGGGATGCGGTgcggggcgcacgacggcgaggtGCCCGCTGAGGCGGCGCGCCACCACGAGCACGCGCCGCCGGGGCCCGGGCGGTGCTGCTCCGCGGTGGTCCAgcacgtggcggcgccggccgcggcggtgtGGTCCGTGGTGCGGCGGTTCGACCAGCCGCAGGCGTACAAGCGGTTCGTGCGCAGCTGCGCGCTGctggcgggcgacggcggcgtgggcACGCTCCGGGAGGTGCGCGTCGTGTCGGGGCTCCCCGCGGCGTCCAGCCGCGAGCGCCTCGAGGTCCTGGACGACGAGAGCCACGTCCTCAGCttccgcgtcggcggcggcgagcaccggCTCCAGAACTACCTCTCGGTGACCACCGTTCACCCGTCCCCCGCCGCGCCTGACTCCGCCACCGTCGTCGTGGAGTCCTACATGGTGGACGTGCCGCCGGGCAACACCCCCGAGGACACCCGCGTGTTCGTGGACACCATCGTCAGGTGCAACCTCCAGTCGCTGGCAACCACCGCCGAGAAGCTCGCCGCCGTGTCGACGTGA
- the LOC120652691 gene encoding uncharacterized mitochondrial carrier C8C9.12c-like translates to MAADYRTPDRLLPAAAEEPAVPPGPPPKPVLSAPAVPAATHDGLRFWQYMLAGSVAGVVEHTAMFPVDTLKTHMQAGAPPCRPALSLGAALRNAVAGEGGALALYRGLPAMALGAGPAHAIYFSVYEFAKSALTDRLGPNNPAAHAASGVLATVASDAVFTPMDTVKQRLQLTSSPYTGVGHCIRTVLRDEGPAAFFVSYRTTVVMNAPYTSVHFATYEAAKRMLGDMAADEESLAVHATAGAAAGALAAAVTTPLDVVKTQLQCQGVCGCERFSSSSIGDVFRTIIKRDGYSGLMRGWKPRMLFHAPAAAICWSTYEASKSFFERFNEERRK, encoded by the exons atgGCTGCGGACTACCGCAccccggaccgcctcctgcccgccgccgccgaggagccgGCGGTGCCCCCGGGCCCCCCGCCCAAGCCGGTGCTTAGCGCACCCGCCGTCCCCGCGGCCACCCACGACGGCCTCCGCTTCTGGCAGTACATGCTCGCCGGctccgtcgccggcgtcgtcgagcACACGGCGATGTTCCCCGTCGACACCCTCAAGACCCATATGcaggccggcgcgccgccctGCCGCCCGGCGCTGTCGCTGGGGGCCGCCCTGCGCAACGCCGTGGCGGGGGAGGGCGGCGCGCTCGCCCTCTACCGGGGCCTCCCCGCCATGGCGCTCGGCGCCGGGCCCGCCCACGCCATCTACTTCTCCGTCTACGAGTTTGCCAAGTCGGCCCTCACCGACCGCCTCGGCCCCAACAACCCCGCTGCCCACGCCGCATCCGGGGTGCTCGCGACCGTCGCCAGCGACGCGGTCTTCACGCCCATGGACACCGTCAAGCAGAGGCTGCAGCTCACCAGCAGCCCTTACACGGGCGTCGGGCACTGCATCCGCACCGTGCTGCGCGACGAGGGGCCCGCCGCCTTCTTCGTGTCCTACCGGACTACCGTCGTCATGAACGCGCCCTACACCTCCGTCCACTTCGCCACCTACGAGGCCGCCAAGCGGATGCTTGGGGACATGGCGGCCGACGAGGAGTCCCTCGCCGTGCACGCCACAGCTGGGGCCGCAGCTGGCGCACTCGCGGCGGCGGTCACCACACCGCTCGACGTCGTCAAGACGCAGCTACAGTGTCAG GGTGTCTGTGGCTGTGAGCGCTTCTCAAGCAGCTCAATAGGAGATGTGTTTAGAACAATCATAAAACGAGACGGATATTCCGGGCTGATGAGGGGATGGAAGCCAAGAATGCTGTTCCATGCACCTGCGGCTGCAATATGTTGGTCCACATATGAGGCCTCGAAGTCATTTTTTGAAAGGTTCAATGAGGAAAGGCGGAAATAG
- the LOC120652685 gene encoding pentatricopeptide repeat-containing protein At1g62350-like has translation MKGRGYSVFVAIRKTKVPHHAESSTPGYIVGKEQIPPKGPTAQVAVGPQMLPRLLPHRHRLLLLLRTLPRAAARYAAEVEPCQRLCSTSSASSPSLSIWRRKKEMGKEGLMAVAQLKRLAALPPAGGHPRLEQFMRSHVSRLLRTDLLAVQAELLRQDHVILSMKIYGVVRKEIWYRPDMYFYRDMLYMLARNKKVDETRQVWADLKSEDVLFDQHTYGDIVRAFCDAGLIDLAMEIYEDMRSSPEPPLSLPFRVILKGLVPYPELREKIKQDFLELFPDMIVYDPPDSLSDVDDDFKFKF, from the exons ATGAAGGGCAGGGGGTATTCCGTATTCGTCGCAATTCGCAAAACCAAGGTACCTCATCATGCCGAGTCCTCCACCCCTGGGTATATAGTTGGAAAGGAGCAAATTCCACCGAAAGGCCCAACGGCCCAAGTTGCAGTCGGTCCCCAAATGCTTCCCCGTCTCCTCCCGCACCGccatcgcctcctcctcctcctccgaacCCTGCCCCGGGCCGCCGCCAGGTACGCCGCCGAGGTTGAACCCTGCCAGAGGCTATGCTCCACGTCTTCCGCGTCGAGCCCAAGCCTCTCGATATGGCGGCGGAAGAAGGAGATGGGGAAGGAGGGCCTCATGGCGGTGGCGCAGCTCAAGCGGCTCGCGGCGCTTCCCCCGGCCGGGGGCCACCCGCGCCTTGAGCAGTTCATGCGCTCGCACGTGTCGCGGCTCCTCCGCACCGACCTGCTCGCCGTCCAAGCCGAGCTGCTCCGCCAGGACCACGTCATCCTCTCCATGAAG ATATATGGTGTTGTGCGGAAAGAAATCTGGTACCGTCCTGACATGTACTTCTACCGAGACATGCTGTACATGCTAGCAAGGAACAAGAAGGTTGATGAGACGAGGCAGGTCTGGGCCGATCTCAAGTCTGAAGACGTGCTATTCGATCAGCACACCTACGGCGACATTGTGCGAGCCTTCTGTGATGCTGGCTTAATTGATCTGGCGATGGAAATCTACGAGGACATGAGAAGCTCTCCCGAGCCACCCCTCTCGCTGCCGTTCCGTGTAATCCTGAAAGGGCTGGTCCCGTACCCCGAGCTGAGGGAGAAGATAAAGCAGGATTTTCTGGAGCTTTTCCCCGATATGATTGTATATGATCCGCCAGATAGCTTGTCGGATGTAGATGATGACTTCAAGTTTAAGTTTTGA
- the LOC120652688 gene encoding 40S ribosomal protein S7-like: MGFSNIRPASRSSDSNPAGSAHSTGLGFYGSPIRAPTRAATRRLLQTLAPAPPLRFLTPSPRAQGSAPKGGKMYTARKKIQKEKGLEPSEFEDSVAQAFFDLENANQELKSDLKDLYINNAIQMDVAGNRKAVVIHVPYRLRKAFRKIHVRLVRELEKKFSGKDVVVVATRRIVRPPKKGSAVQRPRTRTLTAVHDGILEDVVYPAEIVGKRVRYRLDGAKIIKIFLDPKERNNTEYKLETFTAVYRRLCGKDVVFEYPVAENA; this comes from the exons ATGGGCTTCTCAAATATACGGCCCGCCTCGCGGTCCAGTGATTCCAACCCAGCGGGGTCGGCCCACTCCACGGGGCTAGGGTTTTATGGGAGCCCTATAAGAGCTCCCACCCGCGCAGccacccgccgcctcctccaaaccctagcgccggcGCCTCCACTTCGCTTCCTCACCCCATCTCCTCGCGCTCAG GGTTCGGCGCCCAAGGGAGGCAAGATGTACACCGCGAGgaagaagatccagaaggaGAAGGGCCTCGAGCCCTCCGAGTTCGAGGACTCCGTCGCTCAG GCTTTCTTTGACCTGGAGAATGCCAACCAGGAGCTCAAGAGCGACCTCAAGGACCTCTACATCAACAATGCTAT CCAGATGGACGTTGCCGGGAACAGGAAGGCTGTTGTGATCCACGTCCCGTACCGCCTGCGCAAGGCCTTCAGGAAGATCCACGTCAGGCTCGTCAGGGAACTGGAGAAGAAATTCAGTGGCAAG GATGTCGTAGTTGTTGCGACAAGAAGGATTGTGAGGCCGCCAAAGAAGGGTTCAGCTGTTCAGCGCCCTCGCACGAGGACTCTGACTGCTGTTCATGATGGAATCTTGGAGGATGTTGTGTACCCAGCCGAGATAGTTGGGAAGCGTGTCAGATACCGTTTGGATGGTGCCAAGATCATCAAG ATCTTCTTGGACCCAAAGGAGAGGAACAACACTGAATACAAGCTGGAGACCTTCACCGCAGTCTACCGCAGGCTTTGTGGGAAGGACGTGGTCTTTGAGTACCCTGTGGCTGAAAACGCATAA
- the LOC120652684 gene encoding probably inactive leucine-rich repeat receptor-like protein kinase IMK2, with protein sequence MGERSCGRDGVRCDVRSRRERRRGGGRPVPSPLVILLLLLAASPARGQRSDGVVIAQADLQGLQAIRQALVDPRGFLSGWNGTGLDACSGGWAGVKCAGGKVVAIQLPFKGLAGALSDKVGQLTALRRLSLHDNIIGGQVPAAIGFLRDLRGVYLHNNRFAGAVPPALGGCALLQTLDLSGNYLSGSIPSALANATRLLRINLAYNNLSGVVPSSLASLPFLESLQLGNNNISGAMPPAIGNLRLLHDLSLGSNLISGSIPEEIGNLSKLRSLDLSDNLLGGSLPASLCNLTSLVELNLDGNDIGGHIPECFDVLKNLTKLSLKRNVLDGEIPATVGNLSALSLLDVSENNLTGEIPASLSGLANLNSLNVSYNNLSGPVPAVLSNKFNSTSFVGNLQLCGFNGSAICTTASSPLVSPSPPLPLSERRTRKLNKRELIFAVGGILLLFLLLFCCVLLFWRKDKKESSSPKKSVKDATTTKTVGKTGSGAGSGTDGGGHGGGKLVHFDGALSFTADDLLCATAEILGKSTYGTVYKATMEDGSYVAVKRLREKIAKGQKEFEAEVNALGKLRHHNLLALRAYYMGPKGERLLVFDFMPKGNLASLLHARAPDSSPVDWPTRMNIAMGVARGLHHLHTDANMVHGNLTSNNILLDEGNNAKIADCGLSRLMSAAANSSVIAAAGALGYRAPELSKLKKANTKTDIYSLGVVMLEFLTGKSPGDTTNGLDLPQWVASVVEEEWTNEVFDLELMKDAAAGSETGEELVKTLKLALHCVDPSPPARPEAQQVLRQLEQIKPSIAVSAASSFTGEPSHATATATSVTDETRSTITE encoded by the exons ATGGGTGAGCGGAGCTGCGGCCGCGACGGCGTCCGATGCGATGTCAGGTCGAGAAGagagcgacggcgaggtggaggtCGGCCTGTGCCGTCGCCGCTGGtgatcctcctgctgctgctggcggcgtcgccggcgcgaGGGCAGCGCTCGGACGGCGTGGTGATCGCGCAGGCGGACCTGCAGGGCCTGCAGGCCATCCGCCAGGCGCTGGTGGACCCGCGCGGGTTCCTCTCCGGCTGGAACGGCACGGGCCTCGACGCCTGCTCCGGCGGCTGGGCCGGGGTCAAGTGCGCGGGCGGCAAGGTCGTGGCCATCCAGCTCCCCTTCAagggcctcgccggcgcgctctCCGACAAGGTCGGCCAGCTCACCGCGCTGCGCCGGCTCAGCCTCCACGACAACATCATCGGGGGCCAGGTGCCAGCCGCGATCGGCTTCCTCCGCGACCTCCGCGGGGTGTACCTCCACAACAACCGCTTCGCCGGCGCCGTGCCCCCGGCGCTCGGCGGCTGCGCGCTCCTGCAGACGCTCGACCTCAGCGGCAACTACCTCTCGGGGAGTATCCCTTCCGCTCTCGCCAACGCCACTCGCCTCCTTAGGATCAACCTCGCGTACAACAACCTCTCCGGCGTCGTGCCGAGCAGCCTCGCTTCTCTCCCCTTCCTTGAATCCCTTCAACTCGGCAACAACAATATCAGTGGCGCGATGCCGCCCGCCATTGGCAATCTCAGATTGCTCCACGACCTTTCCCTCGGTAGCAATTTGATCAGCGGGAGCATCCCTGAAGAGATTGGCAACCTCTCAAAGCTCCGAAGTTTGGACCTTTCTGACAATCTGTTAGGTGGTAGCCTCCCTGCATCACTTTGCAACCTCACTTCGCTAGTCGAGCTCAATCTCGACGGCAACGACATTGGAGGACACATCCCGGAATGCTTTGACGTTCTCAAGAACTTGACCAAGCTGTCCCTGAAGAGGAATGTCCTCGACGGCGAGATTCCGGCAACCGTCGGGAACCTCTCGGCGCTGTCACTGCTCGACGTGTCAGAGAACAACCTCACCGGTGAAATCCCAGCCTCCTTGAGCGGCCTTGCCAACCTCAATTCTTTGAATGTGTCCTACAACAATCTCTCAGGTCCTGTGCCTGCGGTTCTGTCCAACAAGTTCAATTCCACCTCGTTCGTTGGCAACCTTCAGCTCTGTGGGTTCAACGGCTCCGCCATTTGCACTACCGCGTCATCTCCGTTGGTGTCGCCGTCTCCTCCGCTGCCTTTGTCGGAGCGGCGGACACGGAAGCTCAACAAGAGGGAGCTAATCTTCGCAGTGGGAGGCATCCTCTTGCTCTTCTTGCTCCTGTTCTGCTGCGTCCTCCTCTTCTGGAGGAAAGACAAGAAGGAGAGCTCGTCTCCCAAGAAGAGCGTTAAGGACGCGACGACCACCAAGACTGTCGGGAAGACCGGCTCTGGCGCAGGCTCAGGAACTGACGGCGGCGGTCATGGCGGCGGCAAGCTGGTCCATTTTGACGGGGCCCTCTCGTTCACGGCGGACGACCTTCTGTGCGCGACCGCGGAGATCCTGGGGAAGAGCACCTACGGGACGGTGTACAAGGCGACCATGGAGGACGGCAGCTACGTCGCCGTGAAGCGGCTCCGGGAGAAGATTGCCAAGGGCCAGAAGGAGTTTGAGGCGGAGGTGAACGCGCTCGGCAAACTCCGGCACCACAACCTCCTCGCCCTCCGTGCCTACTACATGGGGCCCAAGGGCGAGAGGCTCCTGGTGTTCGACTTCATGCCCAAAGGCAACCTCGCCTCTCTCCTCCATG CTCGTGCGCCGGACAGCAGCCCGGTGGACTGGCCGACGAGGATGAACATCGCCATGGGCGTGGCGCGGGGGCTGCACCACCTGCACACCGACGCCAACATGGTGCACGGCAACCTCACCAGCAACAACATCCTCCTGGACGAGGGCAACAACGCCAAGATCGCTGACTGCGGCCTGTCGCGCCTCATGAGCGCGGCGGCCAACTCCAGCGTgatcgccgccgcgggcgctctCGGCTACCGCGCGCCCGAGCTCTCCAAGCTGAAGAAGGCCAACACCAAGACCGACATTTACAGCCTCGGCGTGGTCATGCTCGAGTTCCTGACCGGCAAGTCGCCGGGGGACACGACCAACGGCCTCGACCTGCCGCAGTGGGTGGCCTCGGTCGTCGAGGAGGAGTGGACCAACGAGGTGTTCGACCTGGAGCTCATGAAGGACGCTGCCGCGGGCTCAGAGACCGGCGAGGAGCTGGTCAAGACGCTGAAACTGGCATTGCACTGCGTTGATCCTTCGCCACCAGCGAGGCCCGAGGCGCAGCAGGTCCTGCGGCAGCTTGAGCAGATCAAGCCCTCCATTGCGGTCTCTGCCGCCTCGTCGTTCACCGGTGAGCCGAGTCATGCTACCGCGACCGCCACCAGTGTCACCGACGAGACAAGATCTACAATTACAGAGTAG
- the LOC120652689 gene encoding uncharacterized protein At5g01610-like has product MDEIMNKVGAYWLGQRANKEISSAGDDIESLSTSVGEGAKWLVNKLKGKMQKPLPELLKEHGLPVGLFPREATNYELAPETRRLTVYIPSPCEVGYRDGSELRFDAMVSSTLGEGRLTEVEGIKTKVLVWARVTAVKADAAKVHFTAGIKRSRSRDAYEVVRGGIIVDEF; this is encoded by the exons ATGGACGAGATCATGAACAAGGTGGGCGCCTACTGGCTGGGGCAGAGGGCCAACAAGGAGATCTCGTCGGCCGGCGACGACATCGAG TCGCTCTCGACCAGCGTCGGGGAGGGCGCGAAATGGCTGGTGAACAAGCTGAAAGGCAAGATGCAGAAGCCGCTGCCGGAGCTGCTCAAGGAGCACGGCCTGCCGGTGGGGCTCTTCCCGCGGGAGGCCACCAACTACGAGCTCGCGCCGGAGACGCGGCGGCTGACGGTGTACATCCCGTCCCCGTGCGAGGTCGGCTACCGCGACGGCTCCGAGCTGCGGTTCGACGCCATGGTGTCCAGCACGCTGGGCGAGGGCCGCCTCACGGAGGTGGAGGGGATCAAGACCAAGGTGCTCGTCTGGGCCAGGGTCACCGCCGTCAAGGCCGACGCCGCCAAGGTCCACTTCACGGCCGGGATCAAGAGGTCGCGCAGCCGGGACGCCTACGAGGTCGTCAGGGGCGGCATCATCGTCGACGAGTTCTAG
- the LOC120652687 gene encoding malonyl CoA-acyl carrier protein transacylase-like, translated as MLFAPSRLPLQRFRPRRLRLVPGSPMASTLAILRPSAPAPLAGPRGRVAAPATARVALSSRSRYSSARVSLGSDVAVGDALFADYKPSTAFLFPGQGAQTVGMGAEAQSVPAAAKLFNQANDILGYDLLDLCTNGPKEKLDSTVISQPAIYVTSLAAVEVLRARDGGKDVINSVDVTCGLSLGEYTALAFAGAFSFEDGLKLVKLRGEAMQDASDAANSAMVSVIGLDSEKVQELCDAANEEVDEKERVQIANFLCPGNYAVSGGVKGIEVVEAKAKSFKARMTVRLAVAGAFHTSFMQPAVSRLESALAATEIRTPRIPVISNVDAQPHSDPDTIKQILARQVTSPVQWETTVKTLMGKGLEKSYELGPGKVIAGILKRINKGAIIENIGA; from the exons ATGCTCTTCGCCCCCTCACGCTTGCCGCTCCAGCGCTTCAGGCCTCGCCGTCTTCGCCTCGTTCCGGGCTCCCCGATGGCCTCCACGCTCGCCATCCTCAGGccctccgcgccggcgccgctcgcggGGCCACGGGGCCGGGTTGCCGCGCCGGCTACCGCGAGGGTGGCGCTGTCGTCCAGATCTAGGTACTCATCGGCCAGGGTGTCGCTCGGGTCGGATGTGGCGGTGGGCGACGCGCTCTTCGCCGACTACAAGCCCAGCACCGCTTTTCTCTTCCCCGGTCAG GGTGCACAAACTGTTGGAATGGGTGCAGAGGCTCAGAGTGTTCCAGCCGCTGCCAAACTCTTTAACCAGGCAAATGACATACTCGG ATATGATTTGTTGGATCTTTGCACCAATGGACCAAAAGAAAAGCTTGACTCAACCGTGATCAGTCAG CCAGCTATATATGTTACCAGCCTTGCAGCAGTAGAGGTACTACGTGCACGCGATGGAGGCAAAGACGTGATCAACTCTGTTGATGTTACATGTGGTCTCAGCTTGGGAGAATACACTGCACTTGCATTTGCTGGTGCTTTTAG CTTTGAGGACGGACTGAAGCTTGTCAAGCTAAGAGGAGAAGCTATGCAG GATGCTTCAGATGCTGCCAATAGTGCGATGGTTAGTGTGATTGGTCTAGATTCAGAAAAGGTGCAAGAGCTATGTGATGCTGCTAATGAGGAAGTAGATGAAAAGGAAAGAGTTCAGATAGCAAACTTTCTCTGTCCA GGGAATTATGCAGTTTCTGGTGGTGTAAAAGGTATCGAAGTGGTTGAAGCCAAAGCAAAGTCCTTCAAGGCTAGAATGACG GTTCGCCTAGCTGTTGCCGGTGCCTTCCATACTAGCTTCATGCAACCGGCTGTTTCGAGATTGGAATCTGCGTTGGCTGCCACAGAGATTCGAACACCAAGAATTCCAGTCATCTCCAATGTTGATGCACAGCCCCACTCAGATCCTGATACAATCAAGCAGATTTTGGCACGGCAG GTAACGTCTCCTGTGCAATGGGAGACCACTGTGAAGACTCTTATGGGCAAGGGACTCGAGAAAAGTTACGAACTCGGACCAGGAAAG GTTATAGCAGGTATTCTCAAGAGGATCAACAAAGGTGCTATCATTGAGAACATCGGTGCTTGA